The following coding sequences lie in one Cyanobacterium sp. Dongsha4 genomic window:
- a CDS encoding MraY family glycosyltransferase, translating to MLPKTSHVNEIYHLIAFLVSMNVVMWSTPVVKNIGLRSGHVDKPDARKIHSQPIVRIGGIAIFAGTTAGLLIVWWLGGFGVLSPEKDAEIWGVTIGAIFFFFIGLADDLFNLSPQSRLLVQSIVASFAWYKGVRIDFFTIPFGDLIQIDMWWLSLPITVIWLVGMVNAVNWIDGLDGLAAGVCGIAAVVMLIVSLFMNQPAAALLAAGLAGGALGFLRYNFNPAEIFMGDGGAYFMGFMLAGVAVIGISKTAAVTAVLLPYVILAVPILDMSWVILSRVLQGKSPFLPDKRHLHHRLLQAGISQRLTAIYIYSLTLWAGSLALAFSGFPSGGVYALGATMLLIYTTWQVWRNSIRN from the coding sequence ATGTTACCAAAAACCTCCCATGTAAATGAAATTTACCATCTAATTGCTTTTCTTGTTTCAATGAATGTGGTAATGTGGAGTACTCCTGTCGTTAAAAATATTGGTTTAAGAAGTGGTCATGTAGATAAACCAGATGCAAGAAAAATTCATAGTCAACCAATTGTTAGAATTGGCGGAATAGCTATTTTTGCAGGTACAACAGCAGGTTTACTAATTGTCTGGTGGTTAGGAGGTTTTGGAGTCTTATCCCCAGAGAAAGACGCAGAAATTTGGGGGGTTACTATTGGGGCAATTTTCTTTTTTTTCATTGGCTTGGCAGATGATTTATTTAATCTTTCTCCTCAATCCCGCTTATTAGTTCAATCTATTGTTGCCTCTTTTGCTTGGTATAAAGGGGTGAGAATTGATTTTTTTACAATTCCCTTTGGTGATTTAATCCAAATTGATATGTGGTGGCTGAGTTTACCCATTACCGTAATTTGGTTAGTGGGAATGGTAAATGCAGTTAACTGGATTGATGGTTTAGATGGTTTAGCCGCAGGAGTTTGTGGTATTGCGGCAGTGGTAATGTTAATTGTTAGTTTATTCATGAATCAACCGGCGGCGGCATTGTTAGCGGCAGGTTTAGCAGGAGGTGCTTTAGGTTTTTTGAGGTACAATTTTAACCCAGCCGAAATTTTTATGGGAGATGGTGGTGCTTATTTCATGGGTTTTATGTTGGCAGGAGTTGCGGTAATTGGCATTTCTAAGACTGCGGCAGTAACGGCAGTGCTTTTGCCCTATGTTATTTTAGCTGTGCCTATTTTAGATATGTCTTGGGTAATTTTATCCCGTGTTTTGCAGGGAAAATCTCCTTTTTTGCCCGATAAGCGTCATTTACATCATCGTTTATTACAAGCAGGAATTTCTCAAAGACTAACAGCTATTTATATTTATTCTTTAACATTATGGGCAGGTAGTCTTGCTCTGGCTTTTTCTGGTTTTCCTAGTGGTGGGGTTTATGCTTTGGGAGCAACTATGTTGCTTATTTACACTACTTGGCAGGTGTGGAGAAATTCTATTAGGAATTAG
- a CDS encoding GNAT family N-acetyltransferase codes for MVWLQKLFTKTDNDNILSDKTDERDWLNLDPQIFGRSKIFFSTNQSIDLYELEELCDSVGWARRPLRKVKKALDHSYLVASAWEVRGAKTSLIGFARATSDHAFNATIWDVVIHPRFQNKGLGKAFMKYVIKKLRKDDISNVTLFADAHVVEFYQRLGFIPDPEGIRGMFYYPE; via the coding sequence ATGGTTTGGTTACAAAAACTGTTCACAAAAACCGATAATGATAATATTCTCTCCGATAAAACCGATGAGAGAGACTGGTTAAATCTTGACCCACAAATATTTGGTCGTAGCAAAATTTTTTTTAGCACCAATCAATCCATTGATTTATATGAACTGGAGGAATTGTGCGACTCTGTAGGCTGGGCGAGAAGACCATTAAGAAAAGTAAAGAAAGCCCTAGATCATAGTTATTTAGTAGCTTCTGCATGGGAAGTAAGGGGAGCGAAAACTTCTTTGATTGGGTTTGCTCGTGCTACTTCAGATCATGCTTTTAATGCGACTATTTGGGATGTTGTTATTCATCCTCGTTTTCAAAACAAAGGATTGGGCAAAGCCTTTATGAAATATGTGATCAAAAAACTACGCAAGGATGATATTAGCAATGTGACTCTTTTCGCTGATGCCCATGTCGTTGAATTTTACCAAAGATTGGGCTTTATTCCTGACCCTGAAGGCATTAGAGGAATGTTTTACTATCCAGAGTAA
- a CDS encoding glycogen-branching protein has protein sequence MKKENQQPPLEVIKRDYPYQYFGAHAKEKETIFRVYAPHATYVSLIRDGNGWNSKAEPLTRNPEGIWEITIPENLTWTEYKYYIENTNNYLETPYKMARIDPFSSQLAVTWGVGGSRNFNSIVGNPSHFQWTHKHLNKGHEPMSIYEMHLSTFHDGNYRDIAHKIVDHVGYMGFTHVQIMPPFQTPIHSSWGYLVGCPYAIYERHGTIDDFKYLVNHCHQHGIGVIVDIPLGFGVQDWDCGLASYDGTDLYHHHGAKGWNNQWQSRIYNIGDEYVKNYLGGICTYLHHELGIDGARIDAVSAQIFYDYDRGFWDWPKNDKEAIPLENWDLFNSIGGDRFFEERGYWLSEAVDFAGLLFLRDLHARLNHTAPDFITIAEESRRVFPRLACSVSEGGLGFTYAQNMGEMHRIRKYLQIPVADRKIEHIEILIHNNSAEKMVNAMNTHDECANGKTRLITELGSHIPLIGLAALCWFRPGAPMIFQGDEFGEEGWFDVFHGLNWGKTGANAALHEQQIANNFYDLNKLLNTEPALARHDIKSMVRNGSNNERKWFSFIRWGGDVGFESNNPEDHKDDIIFVRNESPYTVECKAEIYLPCSGEYKVIYNSIDQRYIGVHSYNQHDPYWTIKVDGQFMYIDLHPNQNIAFKQVKN, from the coding sequence GTGAAAAAAGAAAATCAACAACCCCCCCTCGAAGTTATTAAACGTGATTACCCCTATCAATATTTTGGCGCTCATGCTAAGGAAAAAGAAACGATTTTCCGTGTTTATGCACCCCATGCTACTTATGTTTCCCTTATCCGAGATGGTAATGGATGGAATAGCAAAGCCGAACCTCTGACTCGTAATCCCGAAGGAATCTGGGAAATTACCATCCCCGAAAATTTAACTTGGACTGAATATAAATATTATATAGAAAATACGAACAATTACCTCGAAACGCCTTATAAAATGGCGAGAATTGACCCATTTTCCTCTCAATTAGCGGTTACTTGGGGTGTTGGTGGCAGTCGCAATTTTAACAGCATTGTAGGCAATCCTAGCCACTTCCAGTGGACTCATAAACATCTTAATAAGGGTCATGAACCCATGAGTATTTATGAAATGCACCTATCAACTTTTCACGATGGAAATTATCGAGACATTGCCCATAAAATAGTTGATCATGTGGGTTATATGGGATTTACCCATGTGCAAATTATGCCTCCTTTTCAAACACCGATTCATTCTTCTTGGGGTTATTTGGTGGGTTGCCCTTATGCTATTTATGAGCGACACGGCACGATTGATGATTTTAAATATTTGGTGAATCATTGTCATCAACATGGTATCGGGGTGATTGTGGATATTCCTCTCGGTTTTGGGGTGCAGGATTGGGATTGTGGTTTAGCAAGTTATGATGGTACTGATCTTTATCATCATCATGGTGCGAAGGGTTGGAATAATCAATGGCAAAGCCGTATTTATAATATTGGTGATGAATATGTGAAGAATTATTTAGGAGGAATTTGTACTTATCTTCACCACGAATTAGGCATTGATGGGGCGAGAATTGATGCGGTTTCGGCACAAATATTCTATGATTACGATCGAGGCTTTTGGGATTGGCCTAAAAATGATAAAGAGGCTATACCCCTTGAAAATTGGGACTTATTTAATAGTATAGGAGGCGATCGCTTCTTTGAAGAGCGAGGCTATTGGCTATCGGAAGCCGTTGACTTTGCAGGATTGCTATTTTTAAGAGACTTACACGCCCGTTTAAACCATACTGCCCCTGATTTTATTACTATAGCAGAAGAATCGAGACGAGTATTCCCCCGTTTAGCCTGTTCAGTATCAGAAGGGGGGTTAGGGTTTACCTATGCCCAAAATATGGGAGAAATGCACCGCATCCGCAAATACTTACAAATCCCCGTTGCTGACAGAAAAATCGAACATATCGAAATCCTCATTCATAATAACAGTGCGGAAAAAATGGTTAACGCCATGAATACCCATGATGAATGCGCCAACGGTAAAACCCGTTTAATCACCGAATTAGGTAGTCATATACCCCTTATTGGATTAGCCGCCTTATGTTGGTTTCGCCCCGGTGCGCCTATGATATTTCAAGGAGATGAATTTGGGGAAGAGGGTTGGTTTGATGTGTTTCACGGCTTAAATTGGGGTAAAACTGGGGCAAATGCCGCCCTCCATGAGCAACAAATTGCCAATAACTTCTATGATTTGAATAAGCTATTAAATACCGAACCTGCTTTAGCCCGTCATGATATAAAATCAATGGTGCGTAATGGTTCAAATAATGAGCGTAAATGGTTTAGCTTCATTCGTTGGGGAGGAGATGTGGGCTTTGAGTCTAATAATCCAGAAGATCACAAAGATGATATAATTTTTGTCCGTAATGAAAGCCCTTATACAGTAGAGTGTAAAGCAGAAATTTATCTTCCTTGTTCAGGGGAATATAAAGTGATCTATAATTCCATTGATCAGCGTTATATAGGGGTTCATTCTTACAATCAACATGATCCTTATTGGACTATTAAAGTCGATGGTCAATTTATGTATATAGATCTACACCCCAATCAGAATATAGCGTTTAAACAAGTTAAGAATTAA